The Pseudophryne corroboree isolate aPseCor3 chromosome 10, aPseCor3.hap2, whole genome shotgun sequence DNA segment GCGGCTCAGCAATTAGTGCTGATAAGAGGCATATCTTCTCTACCTACTAAAGAGCAAATGCACTCTACCGCTTGTCAGAAAATAGGCATATTAGGCCTGACTCTTGCCGCTTTTCACGTATCTGAGTGGGCTTTAAGTGCGCAGTTACAAATAATTTCTGAAAGACCCTACAATGCATGCGATACACAGAGGTGCTGTTGTGATGGGTTCGGGCAATATCAGAAAGGTGGTGGAAAAGTGATAGGTGTTCCTAGGCCGTGACTTGGAAGTGTTACTCAGCATGAGCCCATAATGCTAAATAAGTTTGAAAAATATGCTAATTAGTCATTAACAGACATCCTGTTGCCAgtcaaaaaaaagaaacaaatatcTCTAAACAGGCGCTACTTAGAGAAGGTTTTCCTagcagctgtttttatggggtagtcactccccacaatgatatataaatacaaaacaaacaacaaATAAACAGCGCTAACTGGATAGTGTATATAGTATTAAAAACAAGGTAATCTAAAAAACCTTAATTGTTCAAATGTTTAATTCtggttaaaaaattatatatatatataagtaagtaTTCATTAATACCCCCAGCTACACAAAGCTGGGATACACATGTACAATCTAAAAACAATAAGCATGCAGCATTAATATAGTGTCCTCTCTCCAAGATCAAATATCAGGGattttttgtatatatacagtTCTGTGGGCTACAGTCCATATAAAGATGTATGGTCACGGACCGATGGCAGAGGTTCTAGATGGTATTATGCATATCAGAGTCCACAGAATCCCTTAGACCTAGGCTTGCTTCTCTCCGGTCTAAGGGATTCTGTGGACTCTGATTCCATTCATAACCCATTGGATAACTTCAGGTCACCTTCGGTCCAAGCTACACAGGTTAAAGGGGACTCCATTGAACGTGCTGCACACCATTGCCAACTTGGTGCTGCTTTGCCATAAAAGGCCCAACACGAGGAGGATTCTTCCCTTTATAAATACCTTGGGACTGGTAAATATATGCATAATACCATCTAGGACTGTATGCATACAGAactgtatatatacaaaaaatCCCTGATATTTGATCTTGGAGAGAGGACACTATATTAATGCTGTATGCTTATTGTTTTTAGATTGTACATGTGTATCCCAGCTTTGTGTAGCTGGGTGTATTAATGAAtacttacttatatatatataattttttaaccaGAATTAAACATTTGAACAATTAAGGTTTTTTAGATTACCTTGTTTTTAATACTATATACACTATCCAGTTAATCCTGTTGCCAGTCTCCATCAGCCCCTATGTATGTATTAACCGTACACATTCAGCAAATGCCCATCTATGTCAGCAGTGAATATATCATGAAAACTCATTTGCATCACTATGACTCCAAGTAATTGCAGCCTGCATGTAGAATTCACTGCTGTTATAATAAATGTTTCCTTCCACGctcaaaaacaaaacataaaaaaaaatacaatgtcTTCAGTTTAACATTGTGCCGATTAAAAGAATTACTTTTGCAATAAGTCAATTTAGTACAATGTCCATATCAGATAAAATTTCTATACATGAGGTTCATAGAACTTGTGTGTAAATTGTTCTTCGTTCCACATTGGAAGTCTTCATAAGGGCAACATCAGCCAGAGGCTGACAAAGCTATTGTACCAGAGGATTCAGTCTGAATAAATAGCTAGACAGCGGATGGAGGGATGGCAGCCTCATCATTTGTGGTCAATAACCATATTAACAGTCTGCAAGTCCCTATTTATTCCTCGTCAGAGGCTGCAAGAAGAGCAGTCTGTGACTCTGCATTGTGAGAATTTATCTTCTTGATCCCAATATTCATTTCTCCAACCTGCCCCTTGTTCCTCCGTAAACAGCTGAAACAGAAAGCATTGCAAACATGTCATATAATGCAGTGTAAATAAAAAAAAGTGCATATATTTCTTTATTTACCCAAAAAGCTGAGATCAGAACTAGACCTCTAATGAATGCCAAGAACTGGACATGTACACAAACTGGGTTTCACAGGGGCAGAATTTGCAGCAAAGTAAAAAATGTGGCAATGCAAGGGGAACAAATGCAAACACCTTTTTCTTATATTAGCAGTGTTAATACTTCCTATGCATTTGTTCTTACACTGCATGTTGGGCTAGGCTGTGCACCTCCCCATCTCACAAGTCTACAttttacattccccctcctttccctgCAGCACCAAATGTTTTTTGCAAGTGTAAATGTTGCACCCATAGCTGGATCTACTCCGGAACCTATATTTATATTTACTTTGTCAATAATTAAAAATTAGTACCATACACTGACATTTGCATAAAGCAAGTAAAGGATACAGAATACTCCATAGTATCCAGTTCTCTGCCCGTAGGAGAGATTATTGTTTTTGTAGAACACCAGAACTGGGACTGGAAAAGAAACCAATCCTTACCAAACCACCCATCACAGAACTTACCAGTGCACTAAGAAATAATTGACACCGACTATCAACAAAGCAACAGCATAATGCCAGCAGAAGCACATGGTGATAAACATGATATTTTCATGATCTTTCTGGTCCCATTCAGGGGCTCCTCCAAGTGGAAACAGAACAAACCCGATCTACAAGAAAACAATAATTACTCTATGTATTTCACACTGTTCATCAAAGTAactcaaatatttatttatttatttatttgtatgtggTAGTAATACACATTTCTTAGAAGAACAATGCGTTTGCCATACGCCCTGTGCATGGAGTATTGCGTCTACGGCCCCTGCTCATCCCCTGGCCCTACATCACAGTAGTTAACTGActagaggggagatgtatcaagtcttggagaaagataaagtgtagTAGTTGCCCAAAACAAACAATCAGCATGTAACTGCCATttcaagactgtgctagataagtgacaattGTAAGCTGACTGGTCGCTTCTTCTCCGCTTTACTTCTCTCCTAGGCTCGACATATCTCCACCTACGGGTAGTGTTGTGAACACAAGTGACAGCACAGACTTTGTGGGATATGAAAAGAATGCAGTGCATGAAcggcagataataagattttacttaccggtaaatctatttcacgtagtccgtagaggatgctgggactccgtaaggaccatggggaatagacgggctctgcaggagatagggcactttaagaaagctttggattctgggtgtgcactggctcctccctctatgcccttcctccagaactcagtcagggaaactgtgcccagaggagatggacagtacgaggaaggatttttgtaaatctaagggcgagattcataccagccacaccaatcactccgtataacttaagataaacttacccagttaacagtatgaacaacaacatagccacggtatcaccgaaaactataacataacccttatgtaagcaataactatatacaagtcatgcagaagaagtacgcacttgggacgggcgcccagcatcctctacggactatgagaaatagatttaccggtaagtaaaatcttattttctctaacgtccttgaggatgctaggactccgtaaggaccatggggattataccaaagctcccaaacgggcgggagagtgcggatgactctgcagcaccgattgagcaaacaggaggtcctcctcagccagggtatcaaacctatagaactttgcaaaggtgtttgtccccgaccaagtagctgctcggcacaactgtaatgccgagacccctcgggcagccgcccaagaagagcccactttcctagtggagtgggccttaaccgatttcgctaacggcaatcctgccatagaatgcgcctgctgaatcgtgttacagatccagcgagcaatagtctgctttgaagcaggggcgccaaccttgttggccgcatacagaacaaacaaagcttcagtcttcctgatccgagccgttctggtcacataaatcttcaaagccctgactacatccaggtactcggaatcctccaagtcccttgtagccacaggcacgacaataggttggttcacatgaaaagatgataccacttttggcagaaagtgaggacgagtcctcaactctgccctatccacgtgaaaaaccaagtatgggcttttatgcaataaagccgccaattctgaaacacgtctcgccgaagctaacgccaacaacatgaccactttccacgtgaggtatttcaactccacagttttaagtggttcaaaccaaggtgacttgaggaaacgtaacaccacgttaagatcccaaggcgccaccggaggcacaaagggaggctggatatgcagcacccccttcacaaaagtctgtacctcaggaagagaggctaattctctttgaaagaaaatggataaggccgaaatctggacctttatggaccctaattttaggcccaaggtcactcctgtttgaaggaagggaagtagacggcccaaatggaactcctccgtaggagcagctctggcctcacaccaagaaacatatttccgccatatacggtgataatgattcaacgtcacgtctttcctagctttgatcagggtaggaatgacttcctccggaattcctttttccgctaggatccggcgttcaaccgccatgctgtcaaacgcagccgcagtaagacttggaacagacagggcccctgctgcagcaggtcctgccttagaggaagaggccacggatcttctgtgagcaactcttgcagttccggataccaagtcctccgtggccaatctggaacaatgaggattgttctgaccctgcttattcttacaattctcaacaccttgggtatgagaggaagaggaggaaacacatagaccgatctgaacacccaaggtgtcaccagagcatctactgctaccgcctgagggtcccttgacctggtgcaataccgctttagctttttgttgagacgggacgccatcatgtctatatgaggcaggccccaccgatccgcgatttgtgcaaagacttcttgatgaagtccccactcccccggatgcaggtcgtgcctgctgaggaagtccgcctcccagttgtccacccccgggatgaacaccgctgacagcgcgcttacatggccttccgcccagtgtagaatcctggtcgcttctgccatggccactctgcttcctgttctgccttggcggtttatatgagccactgccgtgacattgtctgactgaatcagaaccgatcttctccgaagtaagttctccgcttgacgcagggcgttgtatatggccctcaactccaggacgttgatgtggagacaagtctccaggcttgaccagagaccttggaaatttcttcccagtgccactgctccccagcctcggaggcttgcgtccatggtcactaggacccagtcctgaatgccgaacctgcgaccctctagaaggtgagcactgttcagccaccacaggagagataccctggtcctgggagacagggtgatcctttgatgcatttgtaaatggaacctggaccacttgtccaagaggtcccattgaaaagtcctcgcatggaatctgccgaaagggatggcctcgtatgaagccaccatcttctccaggacccgcgtgcactgatgcactgaaaccttctttggtttcaataggttcctgaccatggtcatgagctcCTGAactttttcgatcggaagaaatacctttttctggtctgtgtctaggatcaggcccagaaaggtcagacgcgttgtaggaactagctgggacttcggtatattgagaatccagccgtgtagctgcaacgtcttcatggacagagacacgctgtccagcaacttctcccgagatctcgcctttattaggagatcgtccaagtatgggataattgcgaccccctgcctgcgtaggagcaccatcatttccgccattaccttggtgaaaaccctcggggccgtggaaagcccaaacggcaacgtctgaaattggtagtgacagtcctgcactgcaaatctcaggaacgcctgatggagggggggggggggatattggaacatgaaggtatgcatcctttatgtccagggacaccatccaatcccccccctccaggctggcgatgaccgcccagaGTGATTCCAATTtgtacttgaaccttttcaagtacaagttcagagatttcaggtttaaaatgggcctgaccgaaccgtccggtttcgggaccacaaacagggttaaataatatccctctccctgctggagatgagaaactgtgacaatcacctgttgaacatacaatttttggattgctgtcaacactgactccctctttgacggggaagtcggcagagccgatttgaaaaaccgtcgaggaggcaagtcttcgaattctagtctgtatccctgagcaacaatctctactgcccagggatccacctgcgattgaacccagacgtggctgaaaaaccgaagatgagcccccaccagatctgcctccccccgggaagccccagcgtcatgcggtggactttgcagacgcaggggaggacttctgctcttgggaactagctgtgtgcagcttctttgccctgccttttcctctggtaacaaaggacgatccccgcaccttcttgtttttattggaacgataggactgcatttgataatgaggtgccttcttagtatgctgcggggggacataaggtaagaaattcgacttaccagccatagccgtagagacaaggtccgagaggccgtctccaaacaactcctcccccttgtacggcaaggactccatgtgccgcttagaatcggcatcttcCGTCCACTGCCggatccacaggagtcgcctagcagaaatagacatagcatttattctggagcttaataaacaaatgtctctctgagcatctctcatatacaaggcagcatctctgatatggtctatggtcatttgaatgtcatccctatctaaggtgtcaatctccgcagataaggaatctgcccatgccacaaccgcactacaaacccaggccgacgccatagccggtctagcaatagtaccggagtgagtgtaaatgtgcttcaaggtaatttcctgcctgcgatcagccggttccttgagggaagccgtatcctgagaaggtagtgccacctttttggacaagcgtgtcagcgccttgtccacttttggtgaagattcccagcgtatcctatcagtttgtggaaaaggatacgccataagaatccttttgggaacttgtggtctcctatctggagagtcccaagccttttcgcacaattcacttaattcaaatgatgatggaaaaagtgacttcaggctttttccctttatacatgtgtaccctcgtgtcagggacagggggttcctcagtaatatgcaaaacctctttaatggccataatcatgtaccgaataccttttgccaccttcggctgtaattttgcatcttcatagtcgacactagagtcagaatctgtgtcggtatctccaAAAAGATTCAGAAAGCGCTGACAGAGTTATTTAAAAgtaaatcttttttatttattaataaactatTTTTACTCACTAAAAGAATACATGTATATACTCATAAAAATATCTCCCTGTGGACCAATAACACCAAAGATAAAAAAGCAATTTCTACACAGTCTATGATTATTCACTAACTCAATTTATCCTTTGCCTTCACATATTCctttatttatcctatataacctgCATGATATAAAACCACTTTTAATAAATCACAATATCTCCTGATCACATTGATTGCGGCATATATGTTTCTAACTTAATTATAATCAGTCCTtcaatatagatatagatattccGTGCTTGGAAACAGTCCTTTCCTGCCAAGTTGATACTTGGTCTATAAGTTGGTTTTGTACTTTACCAAGCAGAAAGCGGATTAATTGTTAGTTTGCCGACCATGAAGGAAATATGCAAATTAACTTGGAATAGTTCCTGTGCTGGTTTAATATAAGCAGATCTTGtttatgcatgcatatatatatatggataattTTCTGCAGAGTTTAAAATATGCAATTGCTTTTAAGCATGGCCATGCTAATTTAAAACAGGTGATTTACCACATCCTCATTGTAGGCACGGATTTTCGTtttctcccggctctggtgctatgaACCCTTATTGTAAGCCTTATCCGGAGGTCTATCCAGTACCAAACTTTAGAGGTTGTGCGGCCGATCTTAGCAGTGTGGTCTCACCGAGCAGTTCAAactgagacgcgtttccccgccttacgAGAGCTCCGTAATTCAGCGGCTTCTTCAGTCACTGACTGAAGAAGCCGCTGAATTACGGAGCTCTcgtaaggcggggaaacgcgtctcagtTTGAACTGCTCGGTGAGACCACACTGCTAAGATCGGCCGCACAACCTCTAAAGTTTGGTACTGGATAGACCTCCGGATAAGGCTTACAATAAGGGTtcatagcaccagagccgggagaaaACGAAAATCCGTGCCTACAATGAGGATGTGGTAAATCACCTGTTTTAAATTAGCATGGCCATGCTTAAAAGCAATTGCATATTTTAAACTCTGCAGAAAATTAtccatatatatatgcatgcataaaCAAGATCTGCTTATATTAAACCAGCACAGGAACTATTCCAAGTTAATTTGCATATTTCCTTCTTGGTCGGCAAACTAACAATTAATCCGCTTTCTGCTTGGTAAAGTACAAAACCAACTTATAGACCAAGTATCAACTTGGCAGGAAAGGACTGTTTCCAAGCACggaatatctatatctatattgaAGGACTGATTATAATTAAGTTAGAAACATATATGCCGCAATCAATGTGATCAGGAGATATTGTGATTTATTAAAAGTGGTTTTATATCATGcaggttatataggataaataaagGAATATGTGAAGGCAAAGGATAAATTGAGTTAGTGAATAATCATAGACTGTGTAGAAATTGCTTTTTTATCTTTGGTATAATTGGTCCACAGGGAGATATTTTTATGAGTATATACATGTATTCTTTTAGTGAGTAAAAatagtttattaataaataaaaaagatttacTTTTAAATAACTCTGTCAGCGCTTTCTGAATCTTTTTGGACTTGTTTGGTGTTTGAAGGGGAAAGTAGCCCCTTCGATATAGAATAGCAGCAGACAGTTTAAAGATTGAGCAAATAATTGGCGCCAGGTGATACTTGGtatctttttgtgtgtttttcttttgtgtcggtatctgtgtcatcgatctgggatatggtgtgcttctgagaccccgacgggcctggcgccacagggacaggcatggactgggtacctgactgatccctagcttctgccttgtctaaccttttatgcaatagattgacatttgcattcaagacattcagcatacccacctattccggtgtcggcgttgccgacggcgacctgacattcaaacactccccctccacagtaagcgagccttcctcgtcaaacatgtcgacacacgcgtaccgacacacttcacacacacagggaatccttttctgaagacagtatccctgtcaaggccctttggagagacagagagagagtatgccagcacacaccccagcgcaataaccttggagaccaacacaaaatgtttttccccagcagcgctgtgtaatatgtaaaccgccaattatgtgcccccccctctcttttaagcaccctttcaccgtgtgtaagcaggggagagtccggggagcttcctctcagcagtgctgtggagagaaaatggcgctggtgagtgctgagggagaagccccgccccctcggcggcgggcttctgtcccgctcaaacttagtaaactatggcaggggctcttttatgtacatgtacagagcccacctgtacatgtatatagtctttttgccatgcagaggttgatattgctgcccagggcgccccccctgcgccctgcacccttacagtgaccagagtgtgtgaggtgtatgggagcaatgacgcacagctgcagtgctgtgcgttacctcagtgaagctgatggcttctgccgcctgagacgtcttctgacttctgtacttctggctctgtgaggagaacggcagcgcggctccgggggtggacgcccagtaagaacctgcgttcaccccctctggagctaatggtgtccagtagccgaggaagcagagcctatctttgacaagaaggtctgctcctctctcctcagtccctcgatgcagggagcctgttgccagcagtgctccctgtgaaaaagtagtaaaaagtagaaataaaaatccaaacaaaaatgctttcaggcagagaactctttagagctctctgcagtgcacccatcttgttctgggcacagtgtaaaactgaggtctggaggaggggcatagagggaggagccagtgcacacccagaatccaaagctttcttaaagtgccctatctcctgcggagcccgtctattccccatggtccttacggagtcccagaatcctcaaggacgttagagaaattaatttaAGTTGATAGTTACCTGCCAGAACCAGGTTCCTTGGAGGATGGTTAAACTGGTGCGGAATAATTCAAGGACAATGTTGTTCTTCAAAAACACTTCAATCATGATGCTAAAAGACCCCCCAAACACAGCTATGAGAAGCAAGGAGTGAATGTGCTGGTCAAGCGGCGGCCGATTGTGGACATGGTAATAGAAGAGGAGACCTGTGGAAGAAATGGTAAACTGAGGTCTGAGGTCCAATGCAAATAGGGGTAAAGACCAGCATTTTGCTAGGACTGTGTTCGGGACTCCATAAAATGACATACAGCCCTCTCACCTTCAATGAAAACAGCCAAAGCCAAAGACAAGCGGTCCATTCCCTTTGGGACTCTCAGAGGGAAATACGTCAAGATGTCCACCACTCCGGAGAGGCCGTAGAAGAAGTACATCGTTGTATGCTGCCAATTCATGAGCTTTACCCAGGTGTGGTCCTGGTCGATAAGATGCATGTGAGGGCCATCTGGTACAAACTGCTCCGCCAACATGCCTGCAGGAGACGTGAGAATGTTAGTATGCTATATACCACAAACGATCTACAAAGATGTGGTCAATCGTCCAGAGCCGTGTAATAAAAATCAAGTCGATTGCTGCCTTGGTAGTCGTATGGACTACTAAGGACCACTCAGGTCTACTATGCACTATAAAAAACATAGTGAGCTAATCTTGGCTTCAACATACTTTCTACGAGAACAGTGATTACATCCGCCGTGTACAGACATGGAGTCGGGTTGTAGCTTTGAAGTTCTTACCCACAACAGTGAAGAAAACTTTCATTATTCCTTCAATAAGCTCCAGGCGCTGGTAACATTTGCTGGTGCGGCAGTTTCCTTTCCCTTTGCTGTGGAAGTATTTGAGGGGGTATTTCACGGACCACCACAAGCCGAAAACCAGGAAGAAGCTGCCGGGCAGGGCATGACCTTTGAAGTTTGCCATTTATGTGCCTGGAAACAAAAGAAAATGATATTGAATAAAAGGACCTGTTGGTAAGAGTACACAaggtgtattatacagcatcactaactttcaacaaaggcttcaTTCAACTCAGTATAGAACAGTGATGAGGGGCAGAAAGCAGCGATTTACCGATAGCTTATCACTGACAAAGGGTAAGTAGCATATGGAAAAGCTAATGGAACTTGGGCAGACTGAGAAGGGTACAGTTGGAGCAGTCTTACAGGATGCAttacaatcatcatcatcatcatcatcatcatcatatataaaACGCTTCATGGACTGTGCAGAGTTACAAATCACACAACGCTCAGTCACACATGCCGGGATGACGGGGTAGGTGCAGATGATGTGAGGCAAAGGGCAGAGCGAGAGCATACAGTCTACAATAACCTGGTTCCTCAATCAgcgagggttccggtatgaatggtcaaccatgttaaggtcgatcactattggtcgacattgacatggacaaacagtcgacacatgaaaacgacgtggatttttgaactgtttttggttgaAATTttcccgtaacatgaccaggaaccccaattagtgtaccgcgtccccttgcatggatcactttgcttgccatgctgtgggcaaggtgcctcgctctgttaccgctgcactcggcacaggttactattcccgatcatagtccacgtggatggtaaagtatgaaaaaggtaaaaaaatgtatttatatattttttttaaaaagccatgtcgacattttcatgtgtcgaccattttcacgtggcgaccatttgtccacgtcgaccatgtcagtgtcgaccaaaagtgggcgacttagtgactgtcgacctaagtagggtcgacctgcgAATCGGATACCATCAGAGAGATATGAAACCTTTACCACTGAAAAGAAGTGGAAGTACCTGCAAGATAAGCACCACGTCTTCCAACCTTAAAGCTTCTCCATTGGTAATAACACTAACATATTTATGGCCCTAAATAAGTATTACGTTTACCAGCTACCCGATGCTTCTTTTTACAGTCTAGCCATCAGCGGACCCCGCAGTATTAAAggacaatgggtctaattcagacctgattgcagcagcaaatttgttagcaaatgggcaaaaccatgggggtcattctgacctgatggcTCACTGCATTTTATTGCAGCGATCAGTTCAGAACTGCGCCgtgccggcacatggctgacagccaatggctgtcgttgcctagcgattgcctctgattgACAGGGTGGAAGAGGGCATTTGGCCGGTCcggcggggggcgggccacagcggctgcgtgacatcacacacagccgctgcgacccaggtagcaaggagtaactcccagccagccgcaagaGCTgtactgggagttactcttcaagtacttgtgcggggggccggcctgacatgcggagcggactagccctgtgctgggcatccccccgcatgtcagtgtaagcgaTCATAGCTGtgttaaacttagcacagctatgatcaggtcggaatgaacccccatgtgcactgcaggtggggcagatataacatgtgcagagagagttagatttgggtggggtgtgctcaaactaaaatctaaattgccgtgtaaaaataaagcagccagtatttaccctgcacagaaaca contains these protein-coding regions:
- the TMEM45B gene encoding transmembrane protein 45B; translated protein: MANFKGHALPGSFFLVFGLWWSVKYPLKYFHSKGKGNCRTSKCYQRLELIEGIMKVFFTVVGMLAEQFVPDGPHMHLIDQDHTWVKLMNWQHTTMYFFYGLSGVVDILTYFPLRVPKGMDRLSLALAVFIEGLLFYYHVHNRPPLDQHIHSLLLIAVFGGSFSIMIEVFLKNNIVLELFRTSLTILQGTWFWQIGFVLFPLGGAPEWDQKDHENIMFITMCFCWHYAVALLIVGVNYFLVHCCLRRNKGQVGEMNIGIKKINSHNAESQTALLAASDEE